The DNA window CCGGCATCGACGGCGGCAGCGGCTGGTTGGCTGGCACCGCACGGTTGTTGATGATCTGGACGATACGCGCCTTGTTGATCGCCATGTTGACGGCTTGCCTGACCTTCACATTGTCGAAGGGCGCCATGGTGGTGTTCATGGTGATGTAGCCGGTGTGCAGCTGGCCGCCTTCGACGACGCGCGCCTTCTGCTCGGGATCGGCCATCACCTCCTGGAACTTTGCCGGTGGAATGCCATCGAGGGGCAGGTCGATCTCGCCTTTCTGCATGCGCAGAAGCGCCACGATCGGCTCCTGGCCAACCTCGAAGGTGATCTTGTCCAGATGCGGCAGGCCCTTGTGCCAATAGTCCGGGTTGCGCACGAAGACGATGCGCTGGCCGAGTGTCCACTCGGCCAGCTTGAAGGCGCCGGTGCCGACCGGATGCTTGCCGAAATCGGCGCCGTATTTCTCGACCTCCTCCTTCGGTACGACATGCGCGAAGTTGATGGCCATGACATGCAGGAAGGTGGCGTCGGGCCGGCTCAGCTCGAACTTGACCGTATAGGGATCGACGACCGTGACGCCCGAGAGGCCATCCGCCTTGCCGGCGGCGACCTCGTCATAGCCCTTGATCGAGCCGAAGAAGCCGGCGCCCGGGCTCTGGGTCTTCGGATTGGTGACGCGGTCGAGCGAATATTTCACATCGTCGGCCGTCATCTCGCGGCCATTGTGGAATTTTACGCCATGGCGCAGCTTGAAGGTGAAGGTCTTGCCGTCGGGCGAAATTTCGTAGCTTTCGGCGAGGTCGGGCTTCAAATTGGTGGTGCCCGGTTCGTAGTCCATCAGCCCGTCGAACAGGCTCTTGATCATCGACCAGTTCTGCCAGTCATAGCCGATCGCCGGGTCGAGCGTAGTGACGTCGTCCTTGTACGTGGCAATGATCTCCCCGCCTTGCTTGGCGTTCGGATCGACGGCGTCTTCGGCACGTGCACTTGCCATGCCGAGCATCAGCGCCAGCGCCGATGCCGCTACCGTGGATGCGAGAAACTTTTTCATTTTTATGTTCCCTTTCTCTGTTCGGTTTTCATTTTCATCTGAGCTTGATGCGGGGGTCGATGAAGGGCGCGATGATGTCGGCCAAGAGATTGCCGAGCACGATGGCGAAGGCCGACACCAGCGTGACGCCCATGATGATCGGGATGTCGACGCGCTGGATGGCCTGCCAGGCCAGCTGGCCGATGCCGGGCCAGCCGAACACGCTTTCGACGACGACGATGCCGCCCATGAAGATGCCGATGTCGATGCCGATCATGGCGATGACCGGCAGGATGGCGTTGGGCAACGCGTGGCGGAACAGGATGGCGCGTCGCGCCAGACCCTTGGCGCGGGCGGTGCGCACATAATCCTGGCGCAGCACGTCGATCATCGACGAGCGCATCATGCGGGCGTACCAGCCGGCGCCGAGTATGCCCATGGTCAGCGACGGCAGCACCAAATGACGCCAGGTGCCGTAGCCGCCGATCGGAAACCAGCTGAGCCGCACGGCAAAGACGTAGAGCAGCAGCAGGCCGACGACGAATTGCGGTGCCGAGACGCCGACGAAGGAGGCGACCATCAAGGTCTGGTCGGTGGCGGTGCCTCGCTTGACGGCCGCTATCAGGCCCATGCTGAGGCCGAGCAACAGCTCGCACAGGATGGCGCCAACCATCAGCAACAGGCTGGCCGGCAGCCGCGAGACGATCAGCTCCGTGACCTCGGAGCGCTGGATGTAGGAGCGGCCAAGATCGCCGCTGATGAGCTTCGTGAGATAACGCCAGTACTGGACGACGAAGGGCTGATCGAGGCCGAGCTGCTGGCGGATGTTCTCGACCGTCTGCGGCGTGGCGCTGCGGCCGGCGATCTGGCGCACCGGGTCGGCCGGCAAGAGATAGAGCAGCGCGAAGGTGATCAGCGAGACACCGAGCAGGATCAGCAGTGACTGGATCAGGCGGCGGCCGAGATAGGCGATCATGCCCGGCCCCTTTGCGTCGGATCGAGGATGTCACGCAGCGCGTCGCCGATCAGGTTGAAGGCCAGCGCCAGCGCCAGGATCGCGGCACCCGGGAAGAACACCAGCCAGGGCGCGGCCTGAAAATAGGTCTGGTTCTCGAAGATGATGTTGCCCCAGGACGCCGTCGGCGGCTGCACGCCGATGCCGAGGAAGGAGAGCGTTGCCTCCAGCAGCACCGTGGTCGAGATGCCGAGCGTGCCCCAGACGATGATGGTCGGTAAGAGATGCGGCAAGATGTGGCGAAACAGGATGCGCGGCGCGCCGGCGCCGATGGTGCGTTCGGCATCAATGAATTCGCGTTCGGCCAGCGATGAGGTCTCAGTGTAGATGACGCGCGCGGTCTGCACCCAGTTGACCAGCGCGATGACCATGGCGACGATCCACAGGCTGGGCTCGAACACCGCCGCCAGGCAAATGGCGAGCAGCAGCGCTGGAAAGGCCATCATCAAATCGGTGAAGCGCATCAGCGCGCTGCCGATCCAGCCGCGGAAATAGCCGGCAACAACGCCGACCAGCGTGCCTATGAACAGCGCCACGCCATTGGCGACGATGCCGATGATCAGCGAGGTGCGGGCGCCGTAGAGGATGCGGGTCAACAGGTCGCGGCCAAGCAGATCGGTGCCCAGCCAGAATTTTGCATCCGGCGGCAGTGGCGATCCCTCGATGGTCAGGCCGTCGAACATCTGCTCGTTGGGGTCGTAGCCGGTCAGCCATGGCGCCAGCACGGCGCCGGCAACGACAATGGCGACGATCACCAGCCCAAGCAGCGCCAGACGGCGCCTGGCCAGCCGGCGCCAGACGCCGGCGCGCGGCTTGATCGGCATGCGCCCTGGTGCGGTGAGATCAGGCGCGATGGGACTGGTCATCGCCGCCTTCTTCCCCCGTTGCTTCTTCACTTGTCATCGCCACGATCCGGCGTGCCGCGTCCTCGACGCTGATCTGCCAGCTCATCGCCAGTGAGCGCAGCTGCGCATAGGCGCGCTCGTCATCGCTGCCTTTCGACAGAGCCGCCACAGCGCGCACGATGGTCTGGCGCTCGGCGACACGCTGGCGCAACGACGCAATTTCGCCGGCTAAATGCTTGCGTGCCTCAAAGCTCTGCCTGGCGATCAGCAACGCGCTGTAGACGCCGGCATTGCCGACCGGTTTCAGCAGTTGCGCATCCGCCTTGTGCGACAGCGCCCATTCGATGCGGCCCGGCGCCTCGGAACCGATCAGTGCCACCAGCGGCATCGGTGCTTCACCCGGTTTCCACGGGAATTGCTCGTCGAAGCCGAGATCGGCGTCGAAGAAGACGAAATCGGCCGCCAGCGCCTCGGGCGGCAGTTCGGGCCAGCAGTCCAGCGTGATCAGGCCGATGGCCGACAATTGCCGGGTGATCGCCTGCACCGTTGGATGCGGGCGATGCAGGATGAAGGCCCTGGCGCCACCGAGATTGGGGATGCGCGGGGTTCTTGTCACGACACCACCCTGAGACGCGGGCGGCCGAATGTTTTTGCCGGGTCGTAGCGCGACAGATACGGATCCGGCGCGACCTCGTCTTCGCGGCTGACGACCTCGAAGAAGCCG is part of the Mesorhizobium loti genome and encodes:
- a CDS encoding ABC transporter permease, translated to MTSPIAPDLTAPGRMPIKPRAGVWRRLARRRLALLGLVIVAIVVAGAVLAPWLTGYDPNEQMFDGLTIEGSPLPPDAKFWLGTDLLGRDLLTRILYGARTSLIIGIVANGVALFIGTLVGVVAGYFRGWIGSALMRFTDLMMAFPALLLAICLAAVFEPSLWIVAMVIALVNWVQTARVIYTETSSLAEREFIDAERTIGAGAPRILFRHILPHLLPTIIVWGTLGISTTVLLEATLSFLGIGVQPPTASWGNIIFENQTYFQAAPWLVFFPGAAILALALAFNLIGDALRDILDPTQRGRA
- a CDS encoding ABC transporter substrate-binding protein; the protein is MKKFLASTVAASALALMLGMASARAEDAVDPNAKQGGEIIATYKDDVTTLDPAIGYDWQNWSMIKSLFDGLMDYEPGTTNLKPDLAESYEISPDGKTFTFKLRHGVKFHNGREMTADDVKYSLDRVTNPKTQSPGAGFFGSIKGYDEVAAGKADGLSGVTVVDPYTVKFELSRPDATFLHVMAINFAHVVPKEEVEKYGADFGKHPVGTGAFKLAEWTLGQRIVFVRNPDYWHKGLPHLDKITFEVGQEPIVALLRMQKGEIDLPLDGIPPAKFQEVMADPEQKARVVEGGQLHTGYITMNTTMAPFDNVKVRQAVNMAINKARIVQIINNRAVPANQPLPPSMPGYDKEYKGYPYDVAKAKALLAEAGHPDGFDTQLFAMNTDPNPRIAQAIQQDLAAVGIKASIQALAQANVIAAGGDKAGAPMIWSGGMGWIADFPDPSNFYGPILGCAGAVPGGWNWSWYCNKDLDAKAAEADSITDPAKSEERNKMWSSIYDKIMEDAPWAPVFNEQRFSMKSARMGGADNLYVDPVHVFINYDNVYVKDVQ
- a CDS encoding ABC transporter permease gives rise to the protein MIAYLGRRLIQSLLILLGVSLITFALLYLLPADPVRQIAGRSATPQTVENIRQQLGLDQPFVVQYWRYLTKLISGDLGRSYIQRSEVTELIVSRLPASLLLMVGAILCELLLGLSMGLIAAVKRGTATDQTLMVASFVGVSAPQFVVGLLLLYVFAVRLSWFPIGGYGTWRHLVLPSLTMGILGAGWYARMMRSSMIDVLRQDYVRTARAKGLARRAILFRHALPNAILPVIAMIGIDIGIFMGGIVVVESVFGWPGIGQLAWQAIQRVDIPIIMGVTLVSAFAIVLGNLLADIIAPFIDPRIKLR
- a CDS encoding transcriptional antiterminator, coding for MTRTPRIPNLGGARAFILHRPHPTVQAITRQLSAIGLITLDCWPELPPEALAADFVFFDADLGFDEQFPWKPGEAPMPLVALIGSEAPGRIEWALSHKADAQLLKPVGNAGVYSALLIARQSFEARKHLAGEIASLRQRVAERQTIVRAVAALSKGSDDERAYAQLRSLAMSWQISVEDAARRIVAMTSEEATGEEGGDDQSHRA